Proteins encoded in a region of the Streptomyces violaceoruber genome:
- the proB gene encoding glutamate 5-kinase produces the protein MAGARQAVGEARRIVVKVGSSSLTTAAGGLDADRVDALVDVLAKMRGADKEVVLVSSGAIAAGLAPLGLPRRPRDLARQQAAASVGQGLLVARYTASFARYGVRVGQVLLTSDDMSRRAHHRNASRTLDKLLAMGAFPIVNENDTVATDEIRFGDNDRLAALVAHLVRADLLVLLSDVDGVYDGDPSRPGTSRLAEVRDMGDLAGVDIGSAGKAGVGTGGMVTKVEAARIAAAAGIPVVLTSAVHAADALAGGDTGTYFHATGRRSADRLLWLQHASAPQGALVLDDGAVRAVVEGRKSLLPAGIAGVEGDFAAGDPVELRDGTGRAVARGLVNFDAKEMPRLIGRSTRELARELGPAYEREVVHRDDLVILHP, from the coding sequence GTGGCAGGGGCAAGGCAGGCCGTGGGCGAGGCCCGCAGGATCGTGGTCAAGGTCGGTTCCTCCTCGCTGACCACCGCCGCGGGCGGCCTGGACGCCGACCGGGTCGACGCGCTCGTCGACGTGCTCGCCAAGATGCGCGGCGCCGACAAGGAGGTCGTCCTCGTCTCCTCCGGCGCCATCGCCGCCGGGCTCGCCCCCCTCGGCCTGCCCCGCCGCCCGAGGGACCTGGCCCGCCAGCAGGCCGCCGCCAGCGTCGGCCAGGGACTGCTGGTCGCCCGCTACACCGCCTCCTTCGCGCGCTACGGCGTCCGCGTCGGCCAGGTGCTGCTGACCAGCGACGACATGAGCCGCCGCGCCCACCACCGCAACGCCTCCCGCACCCTGGACAAGCTGCTGGCGATGGGCGCCTTCCCGATCGTCAACGAGAACGACACCGTCGCCACCGACGAGATCCGCTTCGGCGACAACGACCGCCTGGCCGCCCTCGTCGCCCACCTGGTCCGCGCCGACCTCCTGGTGCTGCTGTCCGACGTGGACGGCGTCTACGACGGCGACCCGAGCAGGCCGGGCACCTCCCGGCTGGCCGAGGTGCGGGACATGGGCGACCTCGCGGGCGTCGACATCGGCAGCGCGGGCAAGGCCGGGGTCGGCACCGGCGGCATGGTCACCAAGGTCGAGGCGGCCCGGATCGCCGCCGCCGCCGGCATCCCCGTGGTGCTGACCAGCGCCGTCCACGCGGCCGACGCCCTGGCCGGCGGCGACACCGGCACGTACTTCCACGCCACCGGCAGGCGCTCCGCCGACCGGCTGCTGTGGCTCCAGCACGCCTCCGCCCCGCAGGGCGCGCTCGTCCTCGACGACGGGGCGGTCCGCGCGGTCGTCGAGGGCCGCAAGTCGCTGCTGCCGGCCGGCATCGCGGGCGTCGAGGGCGACTTCGCCGCGGGCGACCCCGTGGAGCTGCGGGACGGCACGGGCCGGGCGGTGGCCCGCGGGCTGGTCAACTTCGACGCCAAGGAGATGCCCCGGCTGATCGGCCGCTCCACCCGGGAACTGGCGCGCGAACTCGGACCCGCGTACGAACGTGAGGTCGTACACAGGGACGATCTGGTGATCCTGCACCCGTAA
- a CDS encoding glutamate-5-semialdehyde dehydrogenase → MTTLSPYDSMSPVTRAAYRAKSAAADLAPLPRAAKDDALLAVADALEVRTSEIVEANAQDVAKARAAGTSEAIVDRLTLTPERVRAIASDVRDVVALPDPVGEIVRGSTLPNGIDLRQVRVPLGVVGIIYEGRPNVTVDAAALCLKSGNAVLLRGSSSAYRSNTALVRVVRDAVGGAGLPADAVQLVPGESRESVRELMRARGLVDVLIPRGGASLISTVVQESTVPVIETGTGNCHVYVDAHADLDMAVDILINSKAQRVGVCNAAETLLVHQDVAAEFLPRALAALAEAGVTVHADERVMAHAKDSGANVVEATPEDWETEYLSYDIAAAVVDSLDRAVEHIRLWTSGHTEAIVTTSQQAARRFTQLVDSTTVAVNTSTRFTDGGQFGFGAEIGISTQKLHARGPMGLPELTSTKYIVTGDGHVRR, encoded by the coding sequence ATGACCACGCTCTCGCCGTACGACTCGATGTCACCGGTCACCCGGGCCGCCTACCGGGCCAAGTCCGCCGCGGCCGACCTCGCGCCGCTGCCGCGGGCGGCCAAGGACGACGCGCTGCTCGCCGTCGCGGACGCGTTGGAGGTCCGTACGAGCGAGATCGTCGAGGCCAACGCCCAGGACGTGGCCAAGGCCCGCGCCGCCGGGACCAGCGAGGCCATCGTCGACCGCCTCACGCTGACCCCGGAGCGGGTCCGCGCCATCGCCTCCGACGTGCGCGACGTGGTCGCGCTGCCCGACCCGGTCGGCGAGATCGTGCGCGGCTCCACCCTCCCCAACGGCATCGACCTGCGCCAGGTCCGGGTGCCGCTCGGCGTGGTCGGCATCATCTACGAGGGCCGGCCCAACGTCACGGTCGACGCCGCCGCCCTGTGCCTGAAGTCCGGCAACGCGGTGCTGCTGCGCGGCTCCTCCTCCGCCTACCGGTCGAACACCGCCCTGGTCCGGGTGGTCCGCGACGCCGTGGGCGGGGCCGGGCTGCCCGCCGACGCCGTGCAGCTGGTGCCCGGCGAGAGCCGGGAGAGCGTGCGCGAGCTGATGCGGGCCCGCGGCCTGGTCGACGTGCTCATCCCGCGCGGCGGCGCCTCGCTGATCAGCACGGTCGTCCAGGAGTCCACCGTCCCCGTCATCGAGACCGGCACCGGCAACTGCCACGTCTACGTCGACGCGCACGCCGACCTCGACATGGCCGTCGACATCCTGATCAACTCCAAGGCCCAGCGCGTCGGCGTCTGCAACGCCGCCGAGACCCTCCTGGTGCACCAGGACGTCGCCGCCGAGTTCCTGCCCCGCGCGCTGGCCGCACTCGCGGAGGCCGGGGTCACCGTGCACGCCGACGAGCGGGTGATGGCCCACGCCAAGGACTCCGGCGCGAACGTCGTCGAGGCGACCCCCGAGGACTGGGAGACCGAGTACCTGTCGTACGACATCGCGGCTGCCGTCGTGGACTCCCTGGACCGGGCCGTCGAGCACATCCGGCTGTGGACCTCCGGCCACACCGAGGCCATCGTGACCACCTCGCAGCAGGCCGCCCGGCGCTTCACCCAGCTGGTCGACTCCACCACCGTCGCGGTGAACACCTCCACCCGCTTCACCGACGGGGGCCAGTTCGGCTTCGGCGCCGAGATCGGCATCTCCACGCAGAAGCTGCACGCCCGGGGCCCCATGGGGCTGCCGGAGCTGACCAGCACGAAGTACATCGTCACCGGCGACGGGCACGTGCGGCGCTGA
- a CDS encoding SCO2584 family spore wall biosynthesis protein, with translation MPEDVGGTPFPDGREPDDDHDRGVSDEEFASVVFDEAFVRAAAVHEPTAVERLLAAAQARAEATEAEAARRGRSRADRYDDGYGDFGHDPELDDPDDDRDLLDRPYGAPAAYGKQVRWHRPVAWLLALAMGIGMVALAFVAVYRGASSGGGTQQVPPPASTGREQGGTAAPSASVDYSQPAVSVIPRSP, from the coding sequence GTGCCGGAGGACGTGGGGGGCACGCCGTTCCCGGACGGCAGGGAGCCCGACGACGACCACGACCGCGGGGTGTCGGACGAAGAGTTCGCCTCCGTGGTCTTCGACGAGGCCTTCGTACGGGCGGCCGCGGTGCACGAGCCGACCGCCGTCGAGCGCCTCCTGGCCGCCGCGCAGGCCAGAGCCGAGGCCACCGAGGCGGAGGCCGCCCGCCGAGGCCGCAGCAGAGCCGATCGCTACGACGACGGGTACGGCGATTTCGGCCATGATCCCGAACTCGACGACCCGGACGACGACCGCGACCTCCTCGACCGCCCCTACGGCGCTCCCGCGGCCTACGGCAAGCAGGTCCGCTGGCACCGCCCCGTCGCCTGGCTGCTCGCCCTCGCGATGGGCATCGGGATGGTCGCACTGGCCTTCGTGGCCGTCTACCGGGGCGCGTCCTCGGGCGGCGGCACGCAGCAGGTGCCGCCCCCCGCCTCCACCGGCCGGGAGCAGGGCGGCACCGCGGCCCCCTCGGCCTCCGTCGACTACTCCCAGCCGGCCGTCTCGGTGATCCCGCGCAGCCCCTGA
- a CDS encoding SCO2583 family membrane protein: MAGLGGPPGGTPEGGPGGGEDEYRSVVFDESFVRAARLQEFSAQERITDHAPAVRRRPPLRRAGLSRQALILVLLIAVAFGTAIYMGVRHPYQSSTGQRAAEPVRMTVVPLAPRKRVPGADDAAFLYAHSPAAHFRTAAQGIPLPGARRTAHFSEDQVFNALTTAKNYIVRSALDPEVLGGEEVRSVRVLLDPDQLHQFDESFEKPASDGRHTPTGWLVRFDPARAELADPEIRVDGSLRAVESDASTLEVTADHTMVYALRPADDARGEVSLFTLRRELHFRFDRDDLRLHQTRLVASYVQAGPLSCAEDAANQLRPLLAGQEAGAGVPAGTDPYTSGNATALCGTLAENARPKV; encoded by the coding sequence ATGGCAGGGCTTGGCGGTCCGCCCGGAGGAACGCCCGAGGGCGGCCCCGGAGGCGGAGAGGACGAGTACCGATCCGTCGTCTTCGACGAGTCGTTCGTGCGCGCTGCCCGGCTCCAGGAGTTCTCCGCCCAGGAGCGCATCACCGACCACGCGCCCGCCGTACGCCGCCGCCCGCCCCTGCGCCGGGCCGGACTGTCCCGGCAGGCGTTGATCCTCGTCCTGCTGATAGCCGTGGCCTTCGGCACCGCCATCTACATGGGCGTACGGCACCCCTACCAGAGCTCCACCGGGCAGCGGGCCGCCGAGCCGGTGCGGATGACCGTCGTCCCGCTCGCCCCGCGCAAGAGGGTGCCCGGCGCCGACGACGCGGCGTTCCTGTACGCGCACAGCCCCGCCGCGCACTTCAGGACCGCGGCCCAGGGCATCCCGCTGCCGGGGGCCAGGCGCACGGCGCACTTCTCCGAGGACCAGGTGTTCAACGCGCTCACCACCGCCAAGAACTACATCGTCCGCTCGGCGCTCGACCCGGAGGTGCTCGGCGGCGAGGAGGTGCGCTCGGTGCGGGTGCTGCTGGACCCGGACCAGCTCCACCAGTTCGACGAGAGCTTCGAGAAACCCGCCTCCGACGGCCGGCACACTCCCACGGGATGGCTGGTCCGCTTCGACCCGGCCCGGGCCGAGCTGGCCGACCCCGAGATCCGGGTGGACGGGAGCCTGCGGGCCGTGGAGAGCGACGCGTCCACCCTGGAGGTCACCGCCGACCACACCATGGTGTACGCGCTGCGACCGGCCGACGACGCCCGGGGCGAGGTGTCGCTGTTCACCCTCCGGCGCGAGCTGCACTTCCGCTTCGACCGGGACGACCTGCGGCTGCACCAGACCCGGCTCGTCGCCTCCTACGTCCAGGCCGGGCCGCTCTCCTGCGCCGAGGACGCGGCGAACCAGCTCCGTCCGCTGCTGGCCGGCCAGGAGGCCGGGGCCGGCGTCCCGGCCGGCACCGACCCGTACACCTCGGGCAACGCCACGGCGCTGTGCGGCACCCTCGCGGAGAACGCCCGGCCGAAGGTGTGA
- a CDS encoding M48 family metallopeptidase, with the protein MSDGHHNGHEHVPSRQRRRFPGISSRAYEHPADRSALVALRKLSGFDTVFKALSGLLPERSLRLLFLSDSVRVSDRQFAHLNVMLRDACYILDLEKVPPMYVNQDPVPNAMCIGLDEPIIVVTTGLVELLDEEEMRAVVGHEVGHALSGHAVYRTILLFLTSLAVRVAWIPLGNVAIMAIVTALREWFRKSELSADRAGLLVGQDLQASMRGLMKIAGGNHLHEMNVDAFLEQAEEYEAGGDLRDSVLKILNVLPRSHPFTTVRAAELKKWAASRDYQRIMDGHYPRRDEDRNTSVRDSFRESASHYATHVRSSKDPLMKLVNDIAGGAGDLGDRMRRGFGGFTGSQPRPPEDDGGPAQGPGGSGRPDGPDRPEGPEGSGGSEEPGGDGPESPRDGSPRDGA; encoded by the coding sequence ATGTCCGACGGCCACCACAACGGGCACGAGCACGTGCCGAGCAGGCAGCGCAGGCGTTTCCCCGGGATCTCCTCACGGGCGTACGAGCATCCGGCCGACCGCAGTGCCCTGGTGGCGCTGCGCAAGCTGAGCGGCTTCGACACGGTCTTCAAGGCGCTGAGCGGTCTGCTGCCCGAGCGGAGCCTCAGGCTGCTGTTCCTGTCCGACTCGGTGCGCGTCTCGGACCGGCAGTTCGCCCATCTGAACGTCATGCTGCGCGACGCCTGCTACATCCTGGACCTGGAGAAGGTCCCCCCGATGTACGTCAACCAGGACCCGGTGCCGAACGCGATGTGCATCGGCCTGGACGAGCCGATCATCGTCGTCACCACGGGCCTGGTCGAGCTGCTCGACGAGGAGGAGATGCGGGCGGTCGTCGGGCACGAGGTCGGGCACGCCCTGTCCGGGCACGCGGTCTACCGGACGATCCTGCTCTTCCTGACCTCCCTCGCCGTCCGGGTCGCCTGGATCCCGCTGGGCAACGTGGCGATCATGGCGATCGTGACCGCGCTGCGCGAGTGGTTCCGCAAGTCGGAGCTGTCCGCCGACCGCGCGGGACTGCTGGTCGGCCAGGACCTCCAGGCCTCCATGCGGGGCCTGATGAAGATCGCGGGCGGCAACCACCTGCACGAGATGAACGTGGACGCGTTCCTGGAGCAGGCCGAGGAGTACGAGGCGGGCGGCGACCTGCGCGACTCGGTGCTGAAGATCCTGAACGTGCTGCCCCGCTCGCACCCCTTCACCACCGTGCGGGCCGCCGAGCTGAAGAAGTGGGCGGCCTCCCGGGACTACCAGCGGATCATGGACGGCCACTACCCGCGCCGCGACGAGGACAGGAACACCTCGGTGCGGGACTCCTTCCGGGAGTCGGCGTCCCACTACGCCACGCATGTGCGCAGCTCCAAGGACCCGCTGATGAAGCTGGTCAACGACATCGCGGGCGGCGCCGGTGACCTCGGTGACCGGATGCGGCGGGGCTTCGGCGGCTTCACGGGCTCCCAGCCGAGGCCGCCCGAGGACGACGGTGGGCCGGCGCAGGGCCCGGGAGGATCCGGCCGGCCCGATGGACCCGACCGACCCGAGGGGCCCGAGGGGTCCGGGGGGTCCGAGGAGCCCGGCGGCGACGGTCCGGAGTCTCCCCGGGACGGCTCGCCGCGCGACGGCGCCTGA
- the nadD gene encoding nicotinate-nucleotide adenylyltransferase: MGEHDTPTGPAHAPARGTQNAVPARATGPVQGPVNGPADGPSAGKRRLGVMGGTFDPIHHGHLVAASEVAAQFQLDEVVFVPTGQPWQKSHRAVSAAEDRYLMTVVATVENPQFSVSRIDIDRGGPTYTVDTLRDLRALNPDADLFFITGADALAQILTWRDSEELFSLAHFIGVTRPGHTLTDAGLPKGGVSLVEVPALAISSTDCRARVAKGDPVWYLVPDGVVRYIDKRHLYRGE, from the coding sequence ATGGGAGAGCACGACACGCCTACCGGCCCGGCGCACGCGCCGGCGCGCGGCACGCAGAACGCGGTGCCCGCCCGCGCCACCGGTCCGGTCCAGGGCCCGGTGAACGGTCCGGCCGACGGCCCGTCGGCCGGCAAGCGACGCCTGGGCGTCATGGGCGGCACCTTCGACCCGATCCACCACGGCCACCTCGTGGCCGCCAGCGAGGTCGCCGCGCAGTTCCAGCTCGACGAGGTGGTGTTCGTGCCGACCGGGCAGCCGTGGCAGAAGAGCCACCGCGCGGTCTCCGCGGCCGAGGACCGCTATCTGATGACGGTCGTCGCGACGGTCGAGAACCCGCAGTTCTCCGTCAGCCGCATCGACATCGACCGCGGCGGCCCCACCTACACCGTCGACACCCTGCGCGACCTGCGCGCCCTCAACCCGGACGCGGACCTGTTCTTCATCACCGGGGCCGACGCCCTCGCCCAGATCCTCACCTGGCGCGACAGCGAGGAACTGTTCTCCCTCGCCCACTTCATCGGTGTCACCCGGCCCGGCCACACCCTCACGGACGCCGGGCTCCCCAAGGGCGGCGTCTCGCTCGTCGAGGTCCCCGCCCTCGCCATCTCCTCCACGGACTGCCGTGCGAGAGTCGCCAAGGGCGATCCCGTCTGGTACCTGGTGCCCGACGGAGTCGTGCGCTATATCGACAAACGCCACCTGTACCGCGGCGAGTGA
- the pdtA gene encoding polydiglycosylphosphate transferase PdtA, translating into MNDGYDAGHGDDQYELVGYDEYGRPVYRQAQGQPQGQGHAQPGHQQQYDPYAQQQGQQGQPYGPSGQQYGQPGQQYGQQQYGQQGYGYDPYATGSQQPVQQPYDPYGSQGGHDTGQQPAQSPYDPYGRAATSGPQPRVAEQTAHIPQQAGPPEERERTDPAEAAGPGGDYRTEQFAFVEEPAGDSEDVIDWMKFTENRTERREEARRRARSRIVALVVVLALVAVGGVGYLWYAGKLPGLSSSDDKTGGTTTADAQKRDVIAVHLHDTKGGGTSTALLVNNTTTKQGTAVLVPNALALTGDDGSTTTLDKSVGDEGPDATRTALDSALGTDIEGTWRLDTPYLQILVDLVGNIDVDTDADVPDPESKDKGAAPLVHKGEGQTLSGKMAVAYATYSAKGEEANAQLQRFGQVMQGVLRKLSSDPQAATTTVQTLGMILDPPLTEKDLGTFLAGLSDRAKGGDFKTALLPVQDGGGLSAEASDSVVKDVLGGTAKSPDKDAAVSVSVRNATGEEDRTGKARVVLLNGGFTFVSGGTASGTEATSEVVYAEAADKENAVQVAKTLGLPTDSVTQGKVSANARVSVVLGQDYKPAS; encoded by the coding sequence GTGAACGACGGATACGACGCGGGACACGGCGACGACCAGTACGAACTCGTCGGCTACGACGAGTACGGCCGCCCCGTGTACCGCCAGGCCCAGGGACAGCCGCAGGGCCAGGGCCACGCCCAGCCCGGCCACCAGCAGCAGTACGACCCGTACGCGCAGCAGCAGGGGCAGCAGGGGCAGCCCTACGGACCGTCGGGGCAGCAGTACGGGCAGCCGGGGCAGCAGTACGGGCAGCAGCAGTACGGGCAGCAGGGCTACGGCTACGACCCGTACGCCACCGGCAGCCAGCAGCCCGTCCAGCAGCCCTACGACCCCTACGGCTCCCAGGGCGGCCACGACACCGGCCAGCAGCCCGCGCAGTCGCCGTACGACCCGTACGGCCGGGCCGCGACCAGTGGCCCGCAGCCCCGGGTCGCCGAGCAGACCGCCCACATCCCGCAGCAGGCGGGCCCGCCCGAGGAGCGGGAGCGCACGGACCCCGCCGAGGCGGCCGGACCCGGCGGGGACTACCGCACCGAGCAGTTCGCCTTCGTCGAGGAGCCGGCCGGCGACTCCGAGGACGTCATCGACTGGATGAAGTTCACGGAGAACCGCACCGAGCGCCGCGAGGAGGCCCGCAGGCGCGCCCGCTCGCGCATCGTCGCCCTGGTCGTCGTGCTGGCGCTGGTCGCGGTCGGCGGCGTCGGCTACCTCTGGTACGCGGGGAAGCTGCCCGGCCTGTCCTCCTCCGACGACAAGACCGGCGGCACCACGACGGCCGACGCCCAGAAGCGCGACGTGATCGCCGTCCACCTGCACGACACCAAGGGCGGCGGCACCTCCACCGCGCTGCTCGTGAACAACACCACCACCAAGCAGGGCACCGCCGTGCTGGTGCCCAACGCGCTCGCCCTGACCGGCGACGACGGCAGCACCACCACGCTCGACAAGTCCGTCGGCGACGAGGGCCCCGACGCGACCCGCACCGCCCTCGACTCCGCCCTCGGCACCGACATCGAGGGCACCTGGCGGCTGGACACGCCCTACCTCCAGATCCTCGTCGACCTGGTCGGCAACATCGACGTCGACACCGACGCCGACGTCCCCGACCCGGAGTCCAAGGACAAGGGCGCCGCGCCCCTCGTGCACAAGGGCGAGGGCCAGACCCTCAGCGGCAAGATGGCCGTCGCCTACGCCACCTACAGCGCCAAGGGCGAGGAGGCGAACGCCCAGCTCCAGCGGTTCGGGCAGGTCATGCAAGGGGTGCTGCGCAAGCTGTCCTCCGACCCGCAGGCCGCGACGACCACCGTCCAGACCCTGGGCATGATCCTCGACCCGCCGCTGACCGAGAAGGACCTCGGCACCTTCCTCGCCGGGCTCTCCGACCGCGCCAAGGGCGGCGACTTCAAGACCGCGCTGCTGCCCGTCCAGGACGGCGGCGGGCTCAGCGCCGAGGCCAGCGACAGCGTCGTCAAGGACGTCCTCGGCGGCACCGCCAAGAGCCCCGACAAGGACGCGGCCGTCAGCGTCTCCGTCCGCAACGCCACCGGCGAGGAGGACCGCACCGGCAAGGCCCGCGTCGTCCTCCTCAACGGCGGCTTCACCTTCGTGTCGGGCGGTACCGCCTCCGGCACCGAGGCCACCTCGGAGGTCGTCTACGCGGAGGCCGCCGACAAGGAGAACGCCGTCCAGGTCGCCAAGACCCTGGGACTGCCCACCGACTCCGTCACCCAGGGGAAGGTCTCCGCGAACGCGCGGGTCTCGGTGGTGCTCGGGCAGGACTACAAGCCGGCGTCGTAG
- the rsfS gene encoding ribosome silencing factor: MTATDRSIELINAAAQAAADKLAHDIIAYDVSDVLSITDAFLLASAPNDRQVKSIVDEIEERLNKELGAKPVRREGDREARWVLLDYVDIVVHVQHSEERVFYALERLWKDCPELELPADAKETRGKAEEHAKLQAAEEATHTDEDWR; this comes from the coding sequence GTGACCGCGACCGACCGCTCCATCGAACTCATCAACGCCGCCGCCCAGGCGGCGGCCGACAAGCTCGCGCACGACATCATCGCCTACGACGTCAGCGACGTGCTGTCGATCACGGACGCCTTCCTGCTGGCCTCCGCGCCCAACGACCGCCAGGTCAAGTCGATCGTCGACGAGATCGAGGAGCGGCTGAACAAGGAACTCGGCGCCAAGCCGGTGCGCCGCGAGGGCGACCGCGAGGCCCGCTGGGTCCTGCTCGACTACGTCGACATCGTCGTCCACGTCCAGCACAGCGAGGAGCGCGTCTTCTACGCCCTGGAGCGGCTGTGGAAGGACTGCCCCGAGCTGGAGCTGCCCGCCGACGCCAAGGAGACCCGCGGCAAGGCGGAGGAGCACGCGAAGCTCCAGGCCGCCGAGGAGGCGACGCACACCGACGAGGACTGGCGATGA
- a CDS encoding histidine phosphatase family protein, with translation MSATGEVTAGRPGRGRRVILWRHGQTAWNVERRFQGSTDVALTETGVNQARRAAGLLLHLRPDAIVASDLARAADTAAELSVLTGLEVTLEEGLRETYAGVWQGLTHEEIITRYGDEYAAWKRGEPVRRGGGELETEVADRAAPVVLRHAEKLPEDGTLVVVSHGGTIRTTIGRLLGLEPHSWESLGGLTNCCWSVLGEGARGWRLLEHNAGTLPEPVIGDDV, from the coding sequence ATGAGCGCCACCGGTGAGGTGACGGCGGGCAGGCCGGGCCGCGGCCGCCGCGTCATCCTGTGGCGGCACGGCCAGACCGCGTGGAACGTGGAGCGCCGCTTCCAGGGCAGCACGGACGTCGCGCTGACCGAGACCGGCGTGAACCAGGCCCGCCGCGCGGCCGGACTGCTCCTGCACCTGAGGCCCGACGCGATCGTCGCCTCCGACCTCGCGCGCGCCGCGGACACGGCCGCCGAGCTGTCCGTGCTCACCGGCCTCGAGGTGACCCTGGAGGAGGGCCTGCGGGAGACCTACGCGGGCGTCTGGCAGGGGCTGACCCACGAGGAGATCATCACCAGGTACGGCGACGAGTACGCGGCCTGGAAGCGCGGCGAGCCCGTGCGCCGCGGCGGCGGCGAGCTGGAGACCGAGGTCGCCGACCGCGCCGCCCCCGTGGTGCTCCGGCACGCCGAGAAGCTCCCCGAGGACGGCACCCTCGTCGTGGTCAGCCACGGCGGCACGATCCGCACCACCATCGGCCGCCTGCTCGGCCTGGAACCGCACAGCTGGGAGAGCCTCGGCGGCCTGACCAACTGCTGCTGGTCCGTGCTGGGCGAGGGCGCCCGCGGCTGGCGCCTGCTGGAGCACAACGCCGGCACCCTGCCGGAACCGGTGATCGGCGACGACGTCTGA